From the Bacteroidia bacterium genome, the window ATCACGTATAACTTTAAATATCTTCTGATGCGCTTCTTTATAAAATGAATCTGGATGTAAAATATCTATTACAGTAGTAAGTGCATTTTTCTCAAGCATTAATGCGCCTAATACTGCTTCTTCCATATCCACAGCCTGTGGTGGAATTTTTCCTAATCCTAATGCAATCTGTTGGTTGGTTAATGACTTTGGAGTTACTTTCTTCTTTGCACTCCTGCCTGCTTCCACATTTTCTTCCATGCAGCAAATTTAACCATTTACCATGCCTCCTGCTGCGAAAATATTTTTAAATAATTTTCAACACGTATTTAACAGAAAAATTTTGTATGCAAAAAAATTAATGCACTGATAATATGGTGATTTCTGTTCTTCTGTTTTTTGCCTTTCCTTCGTCTGTTGAATTTTCTGTCACCGGTTTTGTTTCTCCATATCCCTTGGAAACCAATCGCGAAGCTTCAATGCCTGAGGTAATAAGATAATCACATACTGATTTTGCACGTCTATCAGACAACAGCATATTTGCTTTGTCATCACCAACATCATCAGTATGCCCGCCAATTTCAAGTTTAACAATGGCATTAGATTTTATAAAACTCACTAACTTATTGAGCTCTGTTTTTGATTCGGGCTTTAGCTCTGCCGAGTTAGTGTCAAAGAAAATATTATTCAATGCCATGCAGCTTCCATCCTTTACAGGTTTAAGTCTTACAATCAATTGCTTTGCATTTTTAATGTCTGATGGTTTATCCATTTCAAAATGATCGGAGTAGAAAAGATACTTCCGCTTGGAAACATTCAGCATATAATTTTTACCATATGGCAAGGTCACCATAAACTCACCTGTGTTTTGGTCGGAATACGATTCTACTACTGTCTTGCCCGATTCTATATCAATGATTTCAAATTTTGCATCTGTAGGTTTTTTTGTTTCATCATCATACACAAACCCTATTGCATAACTCACAGGGTCGGGTTTGATTTTATCATACAAGTTGAAACTGTAAATATCCAAGCCACCAAATCCGCCTTCTCTGTTACTGCTGAAATAAGCTTTATCTCCAGAGGGGCTCACAATTAATCCTGCTTCATTGGCAAATGTGTTTATCGGATATCCTAAGTTCACTGCTTTGCCCCACTGACCATCAGGCTGACGTTTGCTCATAAAAATATCTGAGCCTCCCATACCCGGCCATCCGTCTGAAACAAAATATAAAGTTTGGTTATCAGGATGTATAAAAACAGCTTCTTCTTTTCCTGCTGTGTTAATGTTACTGTTTAGTTTCACTGGAGTACTCCATCCTTTTTCGCTTACCTCACTCATGTAAATATCCTGATCGTTGGTGCGGCTATTGCTGCCACGAACAAAATACAATGTCTTGCCATCGCTTGAAAACGAAGGCTGCGATTCCCAAGCTCCCGTGTTCACAGGCGAGCCAATATTGATTGGCTTCCCCCACACATCACCAAATTTTCTGGAGTAATAAATATCACATGAGCCTTTACTTTCTGGCCGGTCGCATGCCGTAAAAAATATCAGTTGACCATCGGCACTGTATGATGGTGCGCCTTCGTTTAACTCTGTATTTACCGGTGCACCTACATTTTTTGCTTTACCCCAGCTGCTGTCTTGCTGCAGCGTGCTGATATAAAAATCTTCTTGCCATTCATAAATATCACTTTTTATTTTTCGGGTAAAAAGCATTCTTTTATTATCAACGGTGATGGAAGGAAAGTATTCATCTGTCTCAGAATTAATACCTGCCCCTGCATTTTGTGGTGCAAAAGGAACAGGATGCTGTAATGCATCCTTTGCAAACTCACAGGATGCTATCAGGTTTTTTGCTTCTTCTTTTTTTTCAGGCTTGGCTGCTTCCATTTTCACAAACTCATTAAAATGTTGTAATGCATCGTCATACTTTCCCAACTCCAATTCATACCTTCCTAATGCATATAAGTTGTTTGGAAAAAACCGGGGATTTACAGCAACTGCTTTTTTGTAGGCTTCGATTGCAGCAGGCAGGTTGTTGTTGTCGGCATGAAGATCGCCAAGCAGCATATAAGCTTCAATAAAACCAGGGTCGGCTTTTATGGCATTCTCCGTCTCTGTAATTGCCTTTGTTGTCTGCCTCGAATCATAATACTTTAAAGCTTGTTCCAGGTTTTTTATCGCTCTTGAAGAAGTTGACGTATAGGTTTGTTTCTGTGCAAATGCCTGAGTCGTTGCAAATGCAAGCAGGATGATTAAAAGCTTTTTAAACATTCATCTGAAAATTTGATTACAAATATAAAAACAGTACGTTTCTTTTATGTGAAAGTAAAGTTAGGATTATTTCATCTCCAAATTTCTTTCAACATCGCATGGACTCATCTCTTTTAAAAGCACTCTTTCTGTTCAAACGGAAATAAAAAAAGCTGCTCTTTTGAAGCAGCTTTTTTTATCAATCTGTGTTTTTTAATTCACAGATATGCGTTGTTTTTTCAAACCGTTTACTGTCTGCACTTCAAGCATGTAAATACCTTTAGCAGGTGCATCAAGTTTTAAACGATAGGTTCCATTTCCGGTTGAGATCAATTCTTTGTGCATAACCACTGCACCTTTTACATCAAGCACACGTACCACAACATTTTCTTTCAGGTCGCTTTGTGGCACTACCAATGTAAACTCTCCGTGTGATGGATTTGGGAACACCATTAAGTTATTGCCGGGTGTCATCACTTCTCTTACTCCTGTAGAGGTGCATACAATTGGGAAAATAGCATGAGCTACATTTATCCCCCACGAACTAGTGGTATTTGAATAAGCATACCAAGTACCTGTATCAAATTGCTCGTATGCTGTACCAGGTACAGTGTTTCCGTTTCTGCTGGTAAGAATAGCTAATGTATCGCCTGTATTATAGGTGAAATTCATACCTACATAATAATTTCCGACAGCTATGCTTACATTAGGATTAAAATCTACTATTGTAGGTAAGCCACCGGTTGCATCAGCTGCAATCTGATCATAAGTAATATTTACACTACCTAATGCAGTGCCGGGCATGCCGCCTGTACCGCTTGCATTCCAAACTTTTGCACTTGCTGTCTGACCTGTGCCTGATGTTGTACCAATGCCAAAGAATATTAATGCTCCATCCACTGTGGTGTTGGGTGTAGCGTTCGAATATTTATCAGCTTTTGATTGATCTGAATATATATTGTGCCCTGAAACATATCCACTTCCTGGAGTAGTACTTGCTAAATATATCGTAGCTGTATCGTTTACTAATTCAAAGTTCGAAATAGTGTCGCATGTTGAAGTGCCACCGGTTGTAACAATAATATAGTTGTTCTTTGTTAATGTATTGCTTCCGTTTGAATTGGTTGCAGTTAAAGAAACATTATATGTTCCTGCATTAGAATAAACAATGTTAGAAGGATTTTGTGAAGTTGATGATGATGGA encodes:
- a CDS encoding OmpA family protein — protein: MFKKLLIILLAFATTQAFAQKQTYTSTSSRAIKNLEQALKYYDSRQTTKAITETENAIKADPGFIEAYMLLGDLHADNNNLPAAIEAYKKAVAVNPRFFPNNLYALGRYELELGKYDDALQHFNEFVKMEAAKPEKKEEAKNLIASCEFAKDALQHPVPFAPQNAGAGINSETDEYFPSITVDNKRMLFTRKIKSDIYEWQEDFYISTLQQDSSWGKAKNVGAPVNTELNEGAPSYSADGQLIFFTACDRPESKGSCDIYYSRKFGDVWGKPINIGSPVNTGAWESQPSFSSDGKTLYFVRGSNSRTNDQDIYMSEVSEKGWSTPVKLNSNINTAGKEEAVFIHPDNQTLYFVSDGWPGMGGSDIFMSKRQPDGQWGKAVNLGYPINTFANEAGLIVSPSGDKAYFSSNREGGFGGLDIYSFNLYDKIKPDPVSYAIGFVYDDETKKPTDAKFEIIDIESGKTVVESYSDQNTGEFMVTLPYGKNYMLNVSKRKYLFYSDHFEMDKPSDIKNAKQLIVRLKPVKDGSCMALNNIFFDTNSAELKPESKTELNKLVSFIKSNAIVKLEIGGHTDDVGDDKANMLLSDRRAKSVCDYLITSGIEASRLVSKGYGETKPVTENSTDEGKAKNRRTEITILSVH